Proteins encoded by one window of Sorex araneus isolate mSorAra2 chromosome 3, mSorAra2.pri, whole genome shotgun sequence:
- the ENTPD5 gene encoding nucleoside diphosphate phosphatase ENTPD5 isoform X1, with translation MATSWGAVFCMLVASCVCTTVFHRDQQTWFEGVFLSSMCPINVSDSTLYGIMFDAGSTGTRIHVYTFEQRIPGQLPVLEGEIFDAVKPGLSAFVEQPKRGAETVQGLLELAKDSIPRSHWKRTPVVLKATAGLRLLPEQKAQALLDEVEEIFKKSPFLVPDDSVSIMDGSNEGILAWITVNFLTGQLHGHGQETVGTLDLGGASTQITFLPQLEKTLEKTPRDYLTSFEMFNSTYKLYTHSYLGFGLKAARLATLGALETEGIEGHTFRSACLPRWLEAEWIFGGVKYQYGGNQEGEMGFEPCYAEVLRVVQGKLHQPDEIRRSSFYAFSYYYDRAAETDLIDYEKGGVLKVEDFARKAREVCDNLENFSSGSPFLCMDLSYITALLKDGFGFAESTVLQLTKKVNNIETGWALGATFHLLQSLGMSH, from the exons ATGGCCACTTCCTGGGGGGCAGTCTTTTGCATGCTGGTGGCATCCTGTGTTTGCACAACTGTCTTCCACAGAGACCAGCAGACTTGGTTTGAGGGTGTCTTCTTGTCTTCCATGTGCCCCATCAATGTCAGTGATAGCACCTTATATGGAATTATGTTTGATGCAGGCAGCACTGGCACTCGAATTCATGTTTACACCTTTGAGCAGAGAATACCAG GACAGCTTCCAGTTCTGGAAGGAGAAATTTTTGATGCTGTGAAGCCAGGACTTTCTGCTTTTGTAGAGCAGCCCAAGCGG GGTGCTGAGACCGTTCAAGGACTCTTGGAGTTGGCCAAAGACTCGATTCCCCGAAGTCACTGGAAGAGGACCCCAGTGGTCCTAAAGGCAACAGCAGGACTTCGCTTACTACCAGAACAGAAAGCTCAGGCCCTTCTTGATGAG gtagaaGAAATCTTCAAGAAGTCACCTTTCTTGGTACCAGATGACAGTGTTAGCATTATGGATGGATCCAATGAAG GCATCTTAGCTTGGATTACTGTGAATTTTCTTACAG gtcagctgcatggtcATGGCCAGGAGACGGTGGGCACCCTCGACCTGGGAGGGGCCTCCACCCAAATCACCTTCCTGCCCCAGTTAGAG AAAACCCTGGAAAAAACCCCAAGGGACTACCTCACTTCCTTCGAGATGTTTAACAGCACTTATAAACTCTATACACATAg TTACTTGGGATTTGGATTGAAAGCTGCGAGACTAGCAACCCTGGGAGCCCTGGAAACAGAAG GGATTGAGGGGCACACCTTCCGAAGTGCATGTTTGCCAAGATGGTTGGAAGCGGAGTGGATCTTTGGGGGTGTGAAATACCAGTATGGTGGCAACCAAGAAG GGGAAATGGGCTTTGAGCCCTGCTATGCCGAAGTGCTGAGGGTGGTCCAAGGCAAACTTCATCAGCCAGACGAGATCCGGAGAAGCTCCTTCTATGCTTTTTCTTACTACTATGATCGAGCTGCTGAAACCGACCTGATTG ATTATGAGAAGGGTGGTGTTTTAAAAGTTGAAGATTTTGCAAGAAAAGCAAGGGAAG TATGTGATAACCTGGAGAACTTCAGCTCGGGCAGTCCCTTCTTGTGCATGGATCTCAGTTACATCACAGCCTTGCTGAAGGATGGCTTTGGCTTTGCAGAGAGCACTGTCTTACAG CTCACAAAGAAAGTGAACAATATAGAAACGGGCTGGGCCTTGGGGGCCACTTTTCACCTGCTACAGTCTCTGGGCATGTCCCACTGA
- the ENTPD5 gene encoding nucleoside diphosphate phosphatase ENTPD5 isoform X2, with translation MCPINVSDSTLYGIMFDAGSTGTRIHVYTFEQRIPGQLPVLEGEIFDAVKPGLSAFVEQPKRGAETVQGLLELAKDSIPRSHWKRTPVVLKATAGLRLLPEQKAQALLDEVEEIFKKSPFLVPDDSVSIMDGSNEGILAWITVNFLTGQLHGHGQETVGTLDLGGASTQITFLPQLEKTLEKTPRDYLTSFEMFNSTYKLYTHSYLGFGLKAARLATLGALETEGIEGHTFRSACLPRWLEAEWIFGGVKYQYGGNQEGEMGFEPCYAEVLRVVQGKLHQPDEIRRSSFYAFSYYYDRAAETDLIDYEKGGVLKVEDFARKAREVCDNLENFSSGSPFLCMDLSYITALLKDGFGFAESTVLQLTKKVNNIETGWALGATFHLLQSLGMSH, from the exons ATGTGCCCCATCAATGTCAGTGATAGCACCTTATATGGAATTATGTTTGATGCAGGCAGCACTGGCACTCGAATTCATGTTTACACCTTTGAGCAGAGAATACCAG GACAGCTTCCAGTTCTGGAAGGAGAAATTTTTGATGCTGTGAAGCCAGGACTTTCTGCTTTTGTAGAGCAGCCCAAGCGG GGTGCTGAGACCGTTCAAGGACTCTTGGAGTTGGCCAAAGACTCGATTCCCCGAAGTCACTGGAAGAGGACCCCAGTGGTCCTAAAGGCAACAGCAGGACTTCGCTTACTACCAGAACAGAAAGCTCAGGCCCTTCTTGATGAG gtagaaGAAATCTTCAAGAAGTCACCTTTCTTGGTACCAGATGACAGTGTTAGCATTATGGATGGATCCAATGAAG GCATCTTAGCTTGGATTACTGTGAATTTTCTTACAG gtcagctgcatggtcATGGCCAGGAGACGGTGGGCACCCTCGACCTGGGAGGGGCCTCCACCCAAATCACCTTCCTGCCCCAGTTAGAG AAAACCCTGGAAAAAACCCCAAGGGACTACCTCACTTCCTTCGAGATGTTTAACAGCACTTATAAACTCTATACACATAg TTACTTGGGATTTGGATTGAAAGCTGCGAGACTAGCAACCCTGGGAGCCCTGGAAACAGAAG GGATTGAGGGGCACACCTTCCGAAGTGCATGTTTGCCAAGATGGTTGGAAGCGGAGTGGATCTTTGGGGGTGTGAAATACCAGTATGGTGGCAACCAAGAAG GGGAAATGGGCTTTGAGCCCTGCTATGCCGAAGTGCTGAGGGTGGTCCAAGGCAAACTTCATCAGCCAGACGAGATCCGGAGAAGCTCCTTCTATGCTTTTTCTTACTACTATGATCGAGCTGCTGAAACCGACCTGATTG ATTATGAGAAGGGTGGTGTTTTAAAAGTTGAAGATTTTGCAAGAAAAGCAAGGGAAG TATGTGATAACCTGGAGAACTTCAGCTCGGGCAGTCCCTTCTTGTGCATGGATCTCAGTTACATCACAGCCTTGCTGAAGGATGGCTTTGGCTTTGCAGAGAGCACTGTCTTACAG CTCACAAAGAAAGTGAACAATATAGAAACGGGCTGGGCCTTGGGGGCCACTTTTCACCTGCTACAGTCTCTGGGCATGTCCCACTGA